The following is a genomic window from Bdellovibrionota bacterium.
CGAGCCCGAGCGAAAAGGCTGTCAGCAAGGCCGCAGGGACCAAATGCCCGGAAGCGTACTCTCTGCAGTACGTTGAGGACATTTGGTCCCGAGAACGCAGCTGGCAGCCTTTGCAGCCGGGCGGAGCAGAAGCTATTTATGGGACCGGTTCCAGTTACTCCGTGTTAAGCGCGTCCCGGAGAACCTGGCTCGGCTTAAACGTCACGACCCGGCGGGCCGTGATCTCCATCGCATCGCCCGTCTGAGGATTCCGCCCGAGGCGAGCCTTCTTATTGCGTACGGTGAACGATCCAAATCCTGAGATCTTAAGGTTTTCTCCCCGTTCCAGCGTCCCTTTCATCGTCTCGAACAACAATTCAACGATATCGGTGGAATCTTTCTTGGGGAGACCAATCTTCTCGCAGATCACGTCGATAATGCTCGCCTTCGTAAAAGACATTTCAGCCTCCGATCGAGTGGGGAGTTACGAAATACATAATAAATCCAAAGGATTGGAAAGGCAAGCCCTTTTTAGCTGATAATTCGATGCCTTAGCTCGTCCACTTGACCCGCAAGCGCCTCCGTCCTTATATGTAGGCGTAGTCATTTATGCATAGTCTTCAGCTTACGGCCTCTCAGATTCTGGAATATGGCTTCCCTTTGGCCGTTGGAATCTCCCTTTTGGGAGGAATTCTTACCTCTTTGACGCCATGCGTCTATCCCCTCATACCGATCACCGTGGGAATCATGGGCGCCCAAAAAGCCGCTTCGACGAGCAAAAGCTTCGCGCTCTCTCTTTTCTTTGTCTTGGGCCTTGCGCTCATCTATTCGGTACTCGGGTTTAGCGCCGCTTCGGCCGGCATTCTTCTTGGATCACTCAACCAAAATGTCTGGGTCGTCGGGTCGATCGCCCTCCTCTTTTTCGTCATGGGATTGAGCCTGCTCGGGCTCTTTGAATTCCGTCTTCCGCACCGCTGCACGCAATGGCTTGCAACACAGGGCGGGACTGGGTTCTTCGGCTCTTTCGTCCTGGGAGGTGCAACCGGGCTTCTAGCAGCGCCGTGTGCCGGACCGGTGGTGGCCGGAATCCTCGCCTTTGTCGCACTCGGCTCCCATCCGATGCGGGGATTTTTCCTCTTATTTTCCTTCAGTCTAGGTCTGGGGCTTCCGTTCTTACTTCTCGGTACGTTCTCGCATCTGGCGAAACAGGTTCCAAGAAGCGGCCTCTGGACGGTCTGGATTAAGAATCTCTGCGGCATCGCTTTGATCTTCGCCGGCTATTGGTATCTCCGCCCCCTCTTCCCGCCATATGCGTGGCAGATCGCCGTGGCGCTGGGTCTCGTTATTTCCGCTCTATTTCTGCCGAAAATCTTGCCGAGTTCCGGATCCTCTTCCGTTACTCCCCACTCGTTGGGCCGGATCGCACTGGCGCTCCTTGCGGGAGTTCTCTTGATTCCAAAGGGCGCACTGCGGAACGATGGACCCGGACGTTCTGGAGCTGCCCGGATCGCCTGGCTATCCAGCGAATCGGACGGGTTAAAAAAGGCGGTGGAAAACTGCAAACCGCTCATCATCGATTTCTTCGCCGATTGGTGTGAAGCGTGCCACGAATTGGACCGTGCGACGTACGCCGACACCCGTGTTCAAAAAATGATTCGTGACGGTTTCGTTCCGATCAAAATCGACGCCACAAAAATGAATGGAGACGTTCAAAAAACGCTGATGAAATACGGCGTCTTCGGCCTGCCCACGGTTCTCTTTTTGAATCCGAACGGGGATGTCTATCGGGATTTAACGCTGACGGGATTTCTCCCTGCGGATGAGTTTCTCGAATTGTTGTATCGCGCGACTTCCCAAACGGGAAAATGCTGAGGGAGGCACGCCTTTATAACCCTTTGCACGCCGTGCGCTCGAGCGTAAACCGATCGTGCGGCTGGCTCCCGCCGGAACCTCCGACAGCAAAGAACTGGGACACGGGGCCTCCCCCGCCGTCCACCATCGCAAAGGTCCGTACAAGCGTAACTTTACCGTCCGCATCTGTCAGAAGATCGTAGGTCTCTTCCCACGGCCCCTGCTTCGACTCGTCATTGTCCGGAATGCACCGCGCCTGGCTCTGCCGCGTCACCAAGATTTGTTGAGCGGCGTTCGGCTTTCCGCACTCGAAAAGAGACTGGAACGCCATCGAAAACTCATAGCTCTCCGGATCGACGTACGTATCTACGGGATAGCTGACGAACTGCTGCTGCGTGACGACCAGCGAATGAACCTCTGCGGAGATTCCCTTGAACTGAGGCAAACTGATGCTCACCAGTACCAGTCCCTCATAAGCGAATTCTGAAACCGATCCTGCTCGCAGAACGAACGTGGCCGTGCCGTTCGAATCGGTGGAAGCCTCCGCAAACGGCTTGTTGTCCGAGCCAACCACGACATAGCCATTGGCGACATCGACACGAACCGTAGCGAGCTGCAATTTCTGATTCGCCTCTCCCAGGACCTGAACCACCAGAAGATCGGCATACAGGTTGTTCGTATAGGTACATAACGGCGCGCCGTTCCCATCTTCCACGCCGGAGATCACGCGAGCGACTACGGACTGAGCTCTTTCGTGAAACCGATACGTGGGGATCTCCCCCGCCACGAACCACCTCGCCTCGATCTCGATCGTTCCCTCCAAAGCACCTAGCGTGGCGTTGGAACTCGCATAACCGTTACTGTCCGTCGTGACGGGGCTTCCCACCGTAGCCTGACCGGAGACTACGCTGAATTCCACCGTGGCGCCGGCGACCGGATCTCCACTCTCATCTTTCGCAAGAACCACCAGAGGATCCGGAAGATCCCCATCGATCGTTCCCACCTGCTGATCGCCCCCCACAAGGAATAAGCGCGGACCGGTGGCGGGCAGCGCGGTAATAGCAAAATCCACCCTTCGCGTCGGGTCATCCAAGAGATTGGGGATGAGTTCGGCCCGAACCATGACCGTGCCGATTTCGGATCCGAGGGTGAATTCGATCTCCGCAAAACCGGTTTCGTTCGTTTCTAGTTCCGTCGAATCCGAGAACGACCCCTGCCCCTGAAGGATTGAAAATTGAATGCGCGCGGCCGACAACGGGTTATCCTCTTGATCCACCGCCTGTACCCTCAAGTTCTCTTGCAGGGACGTTCCGATCTCCGCGGATTGGCCGTCCCCCGCGACCAACGTCAGCCGAGGTTGAACTTCGGCGGGCGATCGAATCGAGTCCAGAAGGCCGCATGCCGGCAAACAACAAAGGAGGATTAAAGCACAGAAGTTCGTTTTGCCCATTCCCTGTCTCCTTCCCCACGTTTCAACTTATCATCCCATAAAGTTCCTTCTCATTAATCACCTGCACGTTCTTCTTTCTGGCCGATTCGAGCTTGTTGGCACCGACGTTCTCGCCAGCCACAAGGTAGTGGGTCTCCTTCGTTACGCTCGGTGTCCATTTCCCCCCCGCCCGAACAATGTCCGCTTTCACTTCGTCCCGAGATTTTGAGAGCGTGCCTGTAATGCAAAACGTCCGACCCGCGAGCTTGCCGGAGCTTTTTTCTTTCTTCTTTTTCGGGTCGACGCCGAGGGACCGAAGCTTTTCGATCACCTGTCGATTTCTTGATTGGGCGAAAAACTCTGCGATCGCTTCGGCCATTTTCAGACCGATGCCGTGGATCTCGTCCAATTCCGAACAAAGGGCCTCTTTCGGTTTCGTTAAGAGGCGGTCCAAAGACTGGGCGTAATCGGCTAGAACCTCCGCCGCAACCTCCCCGACCTGCGGAATTCCCAGGGCGGTCAGAAGTCTCACAAGCGTGGCGTTTTTCTTGGCCGTTTCGATCGCTTCGATCACATTTCGGGCCGATTTGTCCGCCATCCGTTCCAACGCTGCGATCTGATCCTTTTTCAAACGGAAAAGGTCGGCCACGTCTTTCACCAATCCCGCGTCCACCAGCTGATCCACGAGCGCGGGGCCGACACCGTCGATGTTGAACGCCCGGCGGGTCGTGAAATAACGGATCGATTCCTTCAGCTGCGCGGGACAGGAAAATCCGTTCAGACAACGGAGGGCTACGTCATCGTCCGTAAGCTTACCGACAGGTCCGCCGCAAGCCGGACATTTCTCCGGCTCCGGAAATTTACGCTCCTTTCCCGTGCGCGCGTCGGTGAGCACCTCGACCACTTGAGGAATAATTTCTCCGGCCTTTACGATATGAACCGTATCGCCGATCCGGATATCTTTGCGTTGGATTTCCTCAAAATTGTGAAGGCTGGCGTGAACGTTGGAGGTACCCCCTAAATCGACAGAGTCGAATACCGCCACGGGTGTAAGCACCCCAGTTCGACCCACTTGAACGCGGATTTCGCTTATTTTAGTAGTCGCCCGCTCCGCTTCGTACTTGTAGGCAATCGCCCAGCGCGGAAATTTCGCTGTTTTGCCCAAAGAGCGCTGGTCTTTATACCGATCGACTTTAATGACGAGACCGTCCACATCGAACGGAAGTTTGTGCCGACGTTCCCGCCAGTATTCACAAGCTTCCAAAATTCCTTCGACTCCCTTCACTACTTTCAGTCCCCGATTAATCGGGATTCCCCATTTTTTGAGTCGCTCCATCGAGGCGCTATGTCCCTCGTCAAACGAAGCTCCCTCCACGAGTTGGTAAAATAGAGCCCGCAAAGGCCGCTTGGCCGTCAATGACGGATCCAGAAGCCG
Proteins encoded in this region:
- a CDS encoding integration host factor subunit alpha; translation: MSFTKASIIDVICEKIGLPKKDSTDIVELLFETMKGTLERGENLKISGFGSFTVRNKKARLGRNPQTGDAMEITARRVVTFKPSQVLRDALNTE
- a CDS encoding cytochrome c biogenesis protein CcdA, which produces MHSLQLTASQILEYGFPLAVGISLLGGILTSLTPCVYPLIPITVGIMGAQKAASTSKSFALSLFFVLGLALIYSVLGFSAASAGILLGSLNQNVWVVGSIALLFFVMGLSLLGLFEFRLPHRCTQWLATQGGTGFFGSFVLGGATGLLAAPCAGPVVAGILAFVALGSHPMRGFFLLFSFSLGLGLPFLLLGTFSHLAKQVPRSGLWTVWIKNLCGIALIFAGYWYLRPLFPPYAWQIAVALGLVISALFLPKILPSSGSSSVTPHSLGRIALALLAGVLLIPKGALRNDGPGRSGAARIAWLSSESDGLKKAVENCKPLIIDFFADWCEACHELDRATYADTRVQKMIRDGFVPIKIDATKMNGDVQKTLMKYGVFGLPTVLFLNPNGDVYRDLTLTGFLPADEFLELLYRATSQTGKC
- a CDS encoding Ig-like domain-containing protein, which codes for MGKTNFCALILLCCLPACGLLDSIRSPAEVQPRLTLVAGDGQSAEIGTSLQENLRVQAVDQEDNPLSAARIQFSILQGQGSFSDSTELETNETGFAEIEFTLGSEIGTVMVRAELIPNLLDDPTRRVDFAITALPATGPRLFLVGGDQQVGTIDGDLPDPLVVLAKDESGDPVAGATVEFSVVSGQATVGSPVTTDSNGYASSNATLGALEGTIEIEARWFVAGEIPTYRFHERAQSVVARVISGVEDGNGAPLCTYTNNLYADLLVVQVLGEANQKLQLATVRVDVANGYVVVGSDNKPFAEASTDSNGTATFVLRAGSVSEFAYEGLVLVSISLPQFKGISAEVHSLVVTQQQFVSYPVDTYVDPESYEFSMAFQSLFECGKPNAAQQILVTRQSQARCIPDNDESKQGPWEETYDLLTDADGKVTLVRTFAMVDGGGGPVSQFFAVGGSGGSQPHDRFTLERTACKGL
- the ligA gene encoding NAD-dependent DNA ligase LigA; amino-acid sequence: MSAVPAQVTKKHAELSRTISEHDVRYYVEDAPSISDSEYDRLYRDLLDLERTYPSLQTPDSPTQRVGGPPLAEFQKVVRKEKMMSLDNTYDEAELRAFHQRVVEGLGLEKIEYSIEPKIDGLGIECTYQRGLLTRGATRGDGLTGEDVTSNLKTIRAIPLRLKTREEMDSPVNIRGEVYIEREELERINEERVREGLPEFKNCRNAAAGSVRLLDPSLTAKRPLRALFYQLVEGASFDEGHSASMERLKKWGIPINRGLKVVKGVEGILEACEYWRERRHKLPFDVDGLVIKVDRYKDQRSLGKTAKFPRWAIAYKYEAERATTKISEIRVQVGRTGVLTPVAVFDSVDLGGTSNVHASLHNFEEIQRKDIRIGDTVHIVKAGEIIPQVVEVLTDARTGKERKFPEPEKCPACGGPVGKLTDDDVALRCLNGFSCPAQLKESIRYFTTRRAFNIDGVGPALVDQLVDAGLVKDVADLFRLKKDQIAALERMADKSARNVIEAIETAKKNATLVRLLTALGIPQVGEVAAEVLADYAQSLDRLLTKPKEALCSELDEIHGIGLKMAEAIAEFFAQSRNRQVIEKLRSLGVDPKKKKEKSSGKLAGRTFCITGTLSKSRDEVKADIVRAGGKWTPSVTKETHYLVAGENVGANKLESARKKNVQVINEKELYGMIS